AATTCAAAAGTGGCCCCGACGGAACTTTTTCTGAACCACTGCATGGAGCAACATCTGCTAACAATTGAACCAGAATACAATCTGATAtggttctttttctttttcctttctgtCTTAATTGTTTCTCACCAATTTTAGCATGCTATGTCATTTTCCATGGTTTTATTTGAGAGTCAAGTAGCTTATTAAGTTAAAGAGTCTTTAACTGTGTTTCCCATATCCTTCCATGTTGAATAAATAGATGCCTTCTAAGATTGATTGTTGCACGTCTTAGATATTACTAGTATTTTGTGGTCACATTTGAGTCTTGATAAGTGATAACCAACCTAGGTGTTTAAACTTTTCTATCGGCTTCTCAATTCAGGAATAGAGTTTTACCCATTTTTATCCTTTTTGCATGCCCTTGAAAAACAACGGGTCCTATGTTCTCTTTTTCCCGTTGATGTATTTGTTGGAAAATTAACTATTCTGGGTGGACTCTAGGACTACTTTGCTGTTATTTTTCTGCTGAGATTTCGTAGTAACATCTCTCATGACtttcatatataaatataaaatcaTCAGAGTGGGAGGACAAAGAGGAAGGAAAAGAAGTAACCCAACAATGGGAAGATGattgggatgatgatgatgtcaaCGATGACTTCTCTCTGCAGCTCAGAAAGGAATTGGAAAGCAACACTGAGAAGAAATGAGCTGCATTTGCATATGAACTCTTTTTCTTCGCAACATTGAACCATGTTATTTCTATTCTGGGTTCAGATGTTTCCATATGCTTGTACTCTTTATTTTACTGATGAAACTTAGCTTTCACCTTTTTGTTGACAGTAGGAGACTTACAGCACACAAACATAATTTCAGTTCCTTGTGATCTTAGTTTGAGCAGAAAAAAGTTAGTGGTATTTTGTCTACCTCTCAAGTCTGATTGGTTTTCCAATACCGGAGAATGTATTTATTGTATATACCCGTCGGAGGATTAGGTTTGGAGAGAACTAGAATGCCAAAATTGTACACTAGACAGTGGTTGAGCCAACAGCTTCCACCTATCGTAAGTAGGTTAACACATATGCCCATAGTTGAAGGAGTTCCCTGAATGACTTCCATTCAGGTGGTTTGTGATGTAAGTCCATTTGCTGGAATTCATTGCTTATACTGATCTTTGATTGGGAATGACGGGGTTCTTGAAAAAGGAGTGAGGTTAGGGCGTTGTAAGAAGGAACTCCAAGGAAAGTGTGAATATTTCCCCTGTTTTATCTTACATTTTTTCTTGTGGGAACCCAATTATAGGATGTATAGATATTCATACCTTTTTCACCCCTACGTTCCTTTCCTTCCTGTTAGGAGGGAAAATGAAGGGAGGTTAATTTGAGGGGAAGAGGCTGGAACATGGTACGGCTGGTAAAAAAATTGCTTGGCTGCTTGCAGCTTAGGTAATTTGATGGTGTCCTGGAGATTCCTCTATGTTGGTGAATGACAGACTGAAAGCATTTACCTTGTTGGCAATGCAATAGGTTCTAGCTCCACCCGTGTCGTTTGGTCCTATGTTGTGGGGCTGAATTGTCACTTGGCTGCTTGGGAGCAGCTTCTAACGGTTTGTGCCGTTCTGGTATCCACTATGTTGTTCGAGGGTAGATTATAAGCATGTACCTTGTTAGCACTTGGTTCTATGTTTGGAGGCCGTATTAGATAATAGATACCATATCGAATAACTGGGCGTTCAGTATTTTATCAGCATATTAGCAACATAACATAGTACACCGTATAAATCCATGTCGAGGCATTAACGGCATTAATAATGTGTGTGGGGCTACGTCATAAAAATCCTTACAGTTGGAAAAAGAAGTGACTAAGTTGCAAATAAAAAATCAGACgagattaaaaaaaatgattttcttccATTCAAATTGTAAGTAGCCCTAGAATACCATTTCCTTGTACTTTAGCGCCCGAATATGTCTCCGAATATGTCTTATTGTAATAAAAATCGTTATAGCGGTCAACTATAATCTGTATTTGTAATTTTACGTCATTCGTGTAAGATTCTAGTCTGTTGTGATAATCTGCCCTCGCATTATTCAACTTACTGGATAGAGAACTCTAGCTACGGTTGTCAGAGCGGAAATTTTCGCTAGGGATAGTTATTTAgtacatgtctttttttttatttctctcgCAATTTATGGACTTTTTAGATTACGGTCTAAAAATTTATTCTGAGCGAATTGaaaattttatgagaaaatgtaAGATCACGTATAAAATTTTATAGATGTTAGACGATAGTCAAATGTTTTATCAGTTTAAAAAActatatttacacaatatttaaaaacagggacaaaatttaaatggTACCTAAAAGAAGCCGAAGATATGTTTTTCTTTGCTCATTACGAATATTtttagttttatgatctttttatAAAAGATTTTCATCCTTTACATACAAGAGATCAGGGGAAAAAACACAAGAGATCCGGAAaagattattttcttttatttaaattgtaGAGGGCAAgagatttcatttttttcaaatgAAGTTGCATTTGTTTGAATCAGCCTCGCATGAGCAGACACAAAGTCGACCTGTTCCGTCCTTATTAGTTTTGGACAATGTCATAATGTTACTAACTTCTCCCGCCAATTGTGCGATTCTAATTGATGTTAGCGTCCTTTTCTTCGATTTGGTTTGAGTGGAGGAATCGAAgcattactttactttactactatatagaaatgAGAATGCTGGGGTTTTGTCGTCCTCACAAACTTGCATCCTCATTGAAAGCTTGAACTTTTAGATTTATTGTCCCATTTTATTTTACTCTTGAGTTAATTTCATATTGTTTCAATGGCCACTATGTAATTTTGTAAATAACAATAACTTCTGAGACATTTTTTAAGGCTCATATTACAACCTACAATTCCTCTTGTGCTACATATTTCTTTTTAAAGTTTTTCTCAATAATGACATGTGATAACTTtacttcaatttatgtgatactttttatTTATCGAGAgtccatttcattttattttaagtTAAATTGCAACTCTTATCATATCAATATGATCAATAAATACgttttaaaatgttggtcaaaattcACATAGATTAAATCTTGAAAATCGGAAAGtaccatataaattgggacaaaagAAGTACGTTGCATCATATATGAGATTTTTTGGGTAATTTAATCAAACCGAAATTGTATATTAATCTAAAATCTTCCTTAATATCTTTTGAAAAATTATTAAAAGTGTCATCACAACTTTTACTCCATTTCTGATGATCCCACTAATAAAcgccaaatatttttttatacagAAAATAATATCAATATTAAAAACTAATAGTTATTAGCTAAGTTTCACTT
The nucleotide sequence above comes from Lycium barbarum isolate Lr01 chromosome 3, ASM1917538v2, whole genome shotgun sequence. Encoded proteins:
- the LOC132632773 gene encoding protein DELETION OF SUV3 SUPPRESSOR 1(I)-like, translating into MATEQPKPTAEDVKMDLFEDDDEFEEFAIDQEWEDKEEGKEVTQQWEDDWDDDDVNDDFSLQLRKELESNTEKK